AATGTAAGCAAGTGCCTCAATAATCCCCCAGCCTCCCTGTTTCTTCTCCTATGAATTGTTCTTATGTAAACCATTTGATTTGATGGTTTGATGGTATTAGTTTTGTGAATTTGATGTGTTGCATCATATTTATATTCTTTTAACTGATTCAGTCTCattcaagatgaagttttttttttatattcttttGTCTAGATCTTCTCATATCAGTAATTTCACATTCACTTGGTTTATAATTAAATGAGTGCAATGTAAGAAAGGCAATCCCACAGAGCAGACAAAATTTATTTATGATCTAGATCTATGCACTTTAGAGGTTATTGTAGTAGATGAGTCTCCTGCATGAAAATTGCAATGGGCTTTCTCAAGCAATGCTTTAATAGTTGTTCATGAAGAGACATCTAATGAAGCTACCATTATTGAGTCACATTTAGGAAATATGTACAATGATTAAGACAAGTTTATTCTATTGACAAAACATTTCttattgtttttgcttttttacTTTGCGTGTGTATTTAGATATTTGGATTATTTACGATCTGGATCTATGCACTCTAGAGGTTGTATTTTAGTAGACAGGTCTCCAGCATGAAAATGGAAAATGGGCCTTCTCAagaatttttttaacatttacATATTCATTAAGAGACATCTAATCAAGCTACCATTATTGAGTCACATTTAGATAATGCATGTACAATATGATGCTTAAGACAAGCTTATTAGTTGACAATACATTTCTtattgcttttgctttttcacTTTGTGAGTGCATTTAGATATATTGAGTTGTCAGGACATTAATATCTAGTCATTTAAAGTGTAAGAACAATTGGAGGTGAAAATAAGTGAGCTTGCAGTTACTATTAGCTCTTGCAGGTGTTATCCTTTATCCAATTTCCTTTTAGTTGTGTGTTTTTTAGTGTGGCATGTTTGTGCTTTATGTGTGGATTTTTCTGATAATTCATATCTTGGTGACTTAATATGATACAATAACACTTGTTAGAGAAGAGATTTCTCTTTTTAGAACTCTATACTTAAAGCTACAGGGTTAACTATATTGAAGCGTTTATGTCTCTGAATAAGGATCCTTACGAATCAATATTACTTTCTTTGATGATAAAGTTGAAGTAATTGACGGTAGGTCTTATTTAGTTAGTGAGTCCAGTAGTCTAGTTAGGGTTTCAGATTTCTAAATCTATGGATTGCTAGAGTTGATATTCAGGTATTTTGTTTATGAGAAGCATTCATGCCTAGGTTTCTCTATCTCATTAGTGGCATGATTGAACTCATGGGTGTCCAAGAGGTTATATATTAAGCCTAAGTTCTAGTTTCTTAAACATAACATTGAACCTTGCTTCAAAAAGTCGATGTCCTTGGTACCCCTCTCCTTAGATATCTCCACTCATCAATGTAGGTCTGTTATGTAGCGTCATTCATCCATGCTAGCATCATATCTGTGGGAACATCAGTCTTGAAATGGTAGCCTTTTTCTTTCTTAGGTAATTTCACTTATCAATGGTAGCCCTCTTCTCTCGTAGTGGCACTCATCGACAGTAACCCTCCTTAGGTGGCTACACTAATCAATAGGAGCCCTCTTCTTAAGTATCTTCACAgttaaaagtacttttgggaAGAATTCAGGCATTCTGTTGTTAAAAGGATGCTCTTGGAAAGTTAGTTCTGACTATCGCCCCAGTTATTGCTTTACCAGATTTCTCCTATCCTTCAATGGTGGATTGATACTTTTGGTGGTGCTATAGGAGCTGTGTTTTGAGAAGGGGGCATTCCAGTTGGCtttcaattttcttgtttggctaACCATCCAGTAGTCTTTGTGGTGCTAACAATGGAGTCCTTTGTTCTGGACCAACCTATTGAGATTCTGGCAGACCACAAAATTGTTCATTTCTTGGATCAGTGCATTTTAACCTCTGATCGGCAGAAAttgttgttcaattttttttggataTAAGCACATTGTTGAACACCAGGTAGTTCACAGAAAAAAAGTGCCAATGCTTTGTTCCACCAGCATGTACTTTTGACCATAATGGGTTTGTCTAGTTCCATGCTCAAAAGCTTTAACTGAGATTGAAGCAGCTTATAAGACCAAATCAATCCTTACTAAAATGTTTACAAGACGGTTCAATGTCCCAAAGATGGGTGTCCTCCAATAAAAATGGAGTTTTTCTCTTTTTACTTTTCTGGTGTCATGCCCTATAACCAAATGGGCTGCAGAGTTATAACAAGAAAGCTCATGGATTTTAGACTCGTGCTTGATTTCCACTTGGGCAAAGATTTCATCAATTTATGGTTGAATATTGGTTATGTCACTTTGTGGTAACTGGTAAGGTAGTTGCTTTGTCCAACCCAATTAATTTAGTAGTGGAGTTTGTCACTGCTTGTTAGAAGTGAGCAGTTTTTATGTTGGActgttttgatttttctttctaaCATTATTTTTACTAAATTTTAATTCTGTATTGTTGTAAGAAGTTGATATTTGTAAGCATGTTTTGTATTTTACTGGTTCATATGCTAAAGTTCAAACggaaatgatttctgatcgtTGTTTACCTCAGACTGTTCATGAAGGACGCATATATCAACTTAAGCTTTTCTGTGACAAAGATTATCCTGAGAAGCCACCAACTGTACGATTTCATACACGCATCAAAATGGCTTGTGTCAACCATGAAACTGGCATGGTAatgttgtaatttttatttaattatttttttggttaaaatgttCCAAATTGTCCAATAAATCTGTTGATTTTGTAAAGTATTTGAACTGTTTGTTTCGTGTCTTATCTGGGCTTGGCTTTGCTCCCAGTATTATGTTGGGCTTACCATCTACTCCTGGTAAGGAACGATCAGAAGGAATGCATTTGTGGAACCCTTGTAATGTTATTAGTACTCTTTTTTAGCGATGATAACCCTTGTTTGGGCTTCCGTTATTAGGTTGGACAAGTTTATTTTCCCTGTATTTAACAtttgaattgaaattaaaaaatgtgTGCTTGATACcaggaaaaaaaatagtataaaTTATTGTTCCAAAATATACACAGTGAAACAAGGTGAGGAAATTCATATCTTGGGAatctcaatttcttcaaaagaCTAAACATGACTTTTAAGGTTTGTATGGTTGTACGTCATAAGAATTAGGAAGGCAGTCTGTCGGGAATGCCCTCTTGAATAACTACTTTCAGTTTCAGTCTCGTTACTAAAATGTAAATTATTATTTGGACTTAGCTTCCTTGAATCTGTCATAGGTTCCATCTTGTTGCAGTGATTGATCAGACATCTCTCAGAAATTTCTCGTTCTCATTTCCTAATTTCCTGTTCAGGAGTTGTGTTTGACTCCCGTTGCTTAATTTGTTGAGTGATTGGTAACAGGTTGAAGTAAAGAAGTTTGGAATGCTGGCAAATTGGCAGCGGGAGTTCACCATGGAAAACATACTGATACAGCTGAAGAAGGAAATGGCAGCCTCGTACAACCGGAAGCTTGCCCAACCACCGGAAGGTACATACTACTAATTGGAGGCAACTTTGAAGGTTTGTCACATTTGTTGAAAAACGAATTGGCATAGGCTGAAATGCTTGTACATATGTACAATATTTCAATTAATGGTAGGTTTAACAAAAAAAGCAGTGGTCCTTAAGGAGCTTTAGTATCACTTGCCCCCTACCTTTctctttttggtatttcttttGTAAActttttgaattagatttttctCCATGTCTTGATTGAAATACTGAAATCATTTGTGAACGATTAATCGTTTCAGATGCTTTGATTGCAGATTTTTCTTGTTTCGTTTCTTATAAGTTCTTTTTCGAAGGATAATTTTACTGTAGTCGGAAGATCTTAACAACCCTCTAGTCACACGATGTTTTGGATATTGATTTAAAAGGTAATCCATGTGGATTAAAGCATCTTAGACAACCGGGGAAATTATATGTTGGGGTGGGATTCCAGGTAATTGTTTACAAATTAGTGAATTACtaccaaaaccaaaatttgtagaGAGGAAGATACATTCTTTTGTTGCTTTTGGCTTCCAATTGTCTTTTGCCAGCCGCAGGAGTATGTGATGCTATAATATTTGTCACTTTGAATAAACATTTAAGGCTTCGTTTGTTAGAGAATATTGGCATGGGTAATACTACTCACTATATTGAAGGTATTTTGATGGAAGCAATGAACGACAACTTCCTTAAGTTAAATGTCACTCATGAAAAAAAAGTTCTCTTTTAATCCTACTATTTTTGTGGCCTAAGAACTGAACCGAATTGGTGTTTAACGCCCTTATGTAGTAAATAGTCACCGGTTAAACTAATCTATCCTCACGTATTTTTATATGGTTCACACCTGCTAAGTTATCCACTCCAAAACGTATGTATAATTTAGTCGGTTTCACAAATTCGGGCTTGCTCCTTCTCGGTTGCCTCTATGGCGAATCTGCTCGTGCGCAACATGCgaattattcttcttcttcgggcGGAACCCTTTATCAAGTCGATGACCGTGAAATTCCGTCATTTCTCGCCCGTTGATTTAGTTTAACCGATTGAAATATTATTTACAATCTAACTTACTAAAGAGGCCTTAAGCTTTGTAGTTTAATTGTTAAAAAGCGTATATCTTGCATCATGAGTTCTTGTGTTCAACTCTCGTTATCTATTATCATTTACATGTAGGATTGATTGAACTATTAAAAGTAAATTAGATAGTTGTATAGCATAGCATAGTATGTTAGGCCCTTGCCGTGTAGGCCCTCCATAACATTATTATCCTTTAGTATAGTCGTAAATGGTTGCTAGGTGATGACTCAGCAGAAGAGATATTTTGTCTAATGTTGTTAATGGGTATATATGCCCCTTTTGTAATGGCTCTGAGttatgcaatgaatgaatttagTCTTTAATTTCCTCTTTCCCTTATCTTTTCTCCTTTCATCTCTTCTTTGTGACTAGAACCCTAACATTAATGATAAGCCTATTTATACCCTTATATTTTTAGTAAATTAGATTGTCacaatcacattgtagaattgtCAAATCTCAAGGGTGGGTTAAGATTAATACGGATGGGGCGGTGAAGGGTcatacaaatattttttttgggggggggggcactagtagaaaaacatgtttgcgcgacggaaTCTTGAGCAACGGAGCaattttcgtcgcgcaaagtatgtttGTGCGATGCAAAACACAAAATGTCGCGCAAACATCCTTTGTGTGATGccactttgcgcgacaaagactggcgtcgcgcaaacatcctttgcgcgacgcataaGTTTATGTGTCGCGCAAAGGCTGTTTGCCCAACGCTAGTCTTTGTCGCGCAAAGGCTGTTTGCGCAACGTTTTGTGCGTCGCGCAAGATCTTGGCGCCAAACAAAGAATGTTTTACTGCGTTTTTgccaactttgcgcgacgtacgtGCACTTGCGTCgtgcaaagctgttttgcgcaACGCAGTGGCACCTACGGCGCgcaaagtcttttttttttttttgggttcttgcattgcctttttcttgtgtggtatccacttgtgtaaatgttttaaattgatgagcgaattagttcattgtattcatatagggttaaagagtgtagttgtaaaaaatcatcaaaatcagagttaaaataaccgttaaattttgatttttcgttaataaccgtcgacaagttttgtctcattacttgatctctgaatgtttgttttttgtgatttttggcgtatgcgatctcgaagtatatacaaataattttgacggctggatcgttgaaattagtttggtagaatgcgtatcccatcaaaacaatagattcactaacacttaaaagtttatttatactttcattaagtataacaagtgtaaatgttttaaattgacgatcaaatttgttcattatattcatataggatcaaggagtgtagatgtaaaaaataatcaaaatcggagttaaaataaccgttaaatcgtgatttttcatttataaccgtcgaaacattttgtcccgttacttgatatctgaatgttttttttcttctgatttttggcatatacgatcttgaagcatatacaaacaagtttgacggttggatcgttgaaattagtttggtagaatgcgtatcccatcaaaacaatagattcactaacacttaagagtttatttatattttcattaagtataacataagattttgtggtatccactagtgtaaatgttttaaatagacgatcgaattagttcattgtattcacatagggtcaatgagtgtagatgtaaaaaataatcaaaatcggagttaaaataaccgttaaatcgtgatttttcatttataaccgtcgaaaacttttgtctcgttacttgatctttgaatgtttttttattgcaatttttggcatatgtgatcttgaagcatatacaaacaagtttgacggttggatcattgaaattagttttgtagaatgtgtatcccatcaaaacaatagattcactaacgcttaagagtttatttatactttcattaagtataacataagattttgtggtatccacttgtgtaaatattttaaattgacgatcgaatttgttcattgtattcatatagggtcaagaagtgtagatgtaaaaaataatcaaaatcggagtaaaaataaccgttaaatcgtgattttttgtttataaccgtcgaaatttttttttgtcccgttacttgatctctgaatgtttgtttttttgtgatttttggcgtatgcgatctcgaaatatatacaaacaagtttgatggttggatcattgaaactagtttcatacaaTGCATATctaatcaagttcaatggtatatatatattatataaatttatttattaagtagctttaaatttatttattttgttcgtgtaacacttaagaaattgaatgatatgcATATTTATTacgtagttttaaatttattattgtagttcgggtcgggtttttgttagaaaaaatatattattgtggggtttatgtaaaaaaattgaatttgaagaaAGTAAAATTCCATTTTTAGTAAATTttatagtaattttttttataaaaaaagtacCTTGCGCGACGCCACAATGTGGTTGTTGCGCAAAAACGTTTTGCACGACGTCAAAATGTGCACTTGCGTCGCGCCATTGTTAAAATTTTGGCAAGGCAATTGTTTACAATAGGCGGTTCTTTTAAACTTTCCCAATTGTTAAAAAATAGGCAAAATGTATACCTGCATCTATCTTCCATCTCTCTCACTcggtctctctcttccctctccctCCTTCTCTATCATCTcgccctctctccctctctttcactcgatctctctccctctctctcactcggTCTCTCTCCTCATCTTCTTTCCATCCATCCCGACTGCACCCAGCCAATAGGCAGCAGCACACTGAAGATTGACCCAGGTATCTATCTTTTCttaattctttatttttcttctttctaaggTCAGAATCAGGCTTTAATGCCTTAACTTGAAGATTTTGGTATTGTAATTAGATTCAATctggaaaattaaattaaagattGGGGGTTTTAGTGTTAAATCGAATTTTGGGGTTaggaattttagggttttagtgTTAAATCGAATATTAAGATGTTGATGGTGTTGTGCGTTGTGAGTGTGAATGAAAAACCAAGTAAACTTAGGTAAATTTGACATCATGAATCTCTGGGTGTGATAAGCGTTTGGAAGAATTTCTATATCGGATATCGTCTCTGTGTACTACATTGAATATTATTGAAAGAGTTAGAATGTTTAATTGTTGTTGCTCCGTTAGTTTTCCGGGAAAATGTAGGAAAAGTAAACCTTTTGTCGAAGTTATTTCTTTTATTGAATGTATGAACTATATGAGCCCATTGGGGTAGGATAgatttcttatatttttctcattAAGTAAAGTTGTCATTGGAGATGGAATGCAACTTTTAAGAAGCTAATAACCAGCTGAATTCttgagaaaacaaaaatgttttATGAATGTGCCGGGAGAAGAGTGAAGATAATGTGCTAATAATGCTTTAACTATGCAGATAGAGAAAACCCAGCAAACATAGATATTGAAACTCGGTTGTACGTGTTTCACATGATTGTGTTGTTTATGTTATTTGGAAAATAATCTATCTTTTTTCAATGGCATTGTTGCTGCAATCTTTGGATCTATGGGGTTCCTTGGGCATTATCTTGTGCAACAACTTGGTGAGTTAACTGTCAATAAATGCTTTTAATTGGAATTCCATTGAATTGCATGTATGCATTGTTTCATACTGTGATTGTTATGATTGAGAACATTTCTAGTAGGTGATTGTTGGACTGAACTTGATATGGGGAAATgtgattttgtattttatcCTTGAAAAAATGACAGAGGTATAATGGGTTGTTTGGCATTTACCTTGAGGATAATTTATGGTTTTCAAAAATCAGATTCAAGAAGAATACCAAACATCCCTTAAGTGTTTGTAGTATTTGTCAAGCATGCTGGTGCTGATTCTTTACTTCTCTTCCAGCCAAAACGAGAAGTCAGGTGTTAGTTCCTTTCGGTGGTTCTGAGGACTCCCATCGTCACCTCAAGTTAATGGGGGATTTAGGACAGGTAGGGTAATCTGTGttgtttcttagttaatgttCCTTTGACTGGGGAACTAATTTTTCTCCATTCTTCAATTATTATGTTTCTGATGTTCTCACATTTCGCTTACTCAGATTGTACCAATGAAATACAATCCACGAGATGAAGATTCAATTAAGGCAGTCATTGCAAAAGCAAACGTGGTTATCAATCTCATTGGTATGCATTCTTGAGTCGTGACTTTATATATTAAAGATACTTTAATCTTTGGATTCAATGAAGGAACACTTTGTAGCTTGGCAGGGAGGGATAATGAGACAAGAAACTTTAGCTTTGAGGAAGTGAATCATTCCATGGTGCAACAACTGGCAACGGTAGGTATCCTGCATTGACATTCATGACATTATTTTCGTTCCTGTGTTGCTTCTGATCTTACAGCCATCTACTTCTCTTAAAAGTTGGTTCCCAAAGCATCATCCTTaacaaaaatagtaaaaaaGTGTTTATCAACATTATTTTGCCACAGTTACGATAGTTTGTTGTGTATCATACACTTCTACACACATGTTGCAGTGTGCGATGCAGCTATTTAGCCTGCTTGCAATTGGACTTTTCTTTCAAGATAGATAGAAGTGTCTTTCGGGATCTGAAATTCTGTTCAATATCCAATTGGTGGAGATATAAAAGTTGGATGTCATTTATTCAGGTTTTGTTGTTAGACACATATCGGTCTTCTTTTTAATCTCTATATTTCTGCAGATTTCCAAAGAACATGGAGTTATCATGAGATTTATTCAAGTTTCTTGCTTGGGGGCATCTTCCTCGTCTCCCTCTAGATTTCTAAGGACTAAAGCTGCTGCAGAGGAAGCTGTTTTAAGTGAATTGCTTGAGGTAGAGTTATTTCCTTTCCTTCTTGTATGTTGGCATGCTTATTTAAGGAGCAGTGTCTAACATTCACTTTCATCAATAAGCCACCATTTTGAGACCTGCTGTGATGGTTGGTACTGCGGATCGGATTTTGAATCGCTGGGccttttttgtgaaaaaatatAGCTTTCTTCTGCTTGTTGGGGATGGATCTACTAAGTATGTCTTCAATCTAACAATTGAATgcctatttattttaatttttcaaattttgtaatTTAACAACGTTGCTCATGGACATATCTTTTTCTGAACCTTCATTAAAAGTTATTTACTTCCTTAAGTTTCTCACAGAAAGCTGTAACCTATCttctaactttttattttcctttttctgatTACTTACAGATGTCCTACATGACTATAGGCAGGAAAAATATGCCAGCCTCCTTTGCTTTGTTCCTACAATTTTTTTGGAACAAGTATTCTTTTCACAAGTATTTTTGTTGCCCAACTAGAGCAGCTATGATAGTCACTTTGATTTGTTTTACTGATATGAATTTACAGCACATGAGAAATCTTCGATAAGTTTGCATATGGAGGAATTGGAAGATCCAGAAAAATTTGCAGAAGAGGGGGGCAAGGTCATCACGGGCCAGGAATATGTTTCTCGATTGCATGAGCTTAAAGCTGAATTAACTCATGCATGGCATGCCGATGATCGTGTTACACCCTGAAATTATCAATAAAAGTACATTTTAATAGATAATTCAGTTTAACCAATTAATCTTACCTGGAGAGAATTTGTAATAGAAGAAAACATTAAGCATcaaacctagaagactacttgttgtagatttttcttttttgttcggacatcttgtatgtacattttcatatattttataattaaatattttttcttggtttattaattattgtttagaatttaattataatatttattaaaaagtaaataaaaaaaattttgcaaaaaaaaaagggtttgcgcgacgaagaagtAACATACATCGCGCAAAGTGGCTTTGTGCAACGCATGTCCTATGTC
This window of the Malus domestica chromosome 03, GDT2T_hap1 genome carries:
- the LOC108173107 gene encoding NADH dehydrogenase [ubiquinone] 1 alpha subcomplex subunit 9, mitochondrial-like codes for the protein MGFLGHYLVQQLAKTRSQVLVPFGGSEDSHRHLKLMGDLGQIVPMKYNPRDEDSIKAVIAKANVVINLIGRDNETRNFSFEEVNHSMVQQLATISKEHGVIMRFIQVSCLGASSSSPSRFLRTKAAAEEAVLSELLEVAQVQGFQQVVVESDSLKVIAVLNGTYADSSTLGMIAEDV
- the LOC103424858 gene encoding ubiquitin-conjugating enzyme E2 variant 1D-like; protein product: MTIGSAGSSIVVPRNFRLLEELERGEKGIGDGTVSYGMDDGDDIYMRSWTGTIIGPLNTVHEGRIYQLKLFCDKDYPEKPPTVRFHTRIKMACVNHETGMVEVKKFGMLANWQREFTMENILIQLKKEMAASYNRKLAQPPEGTYY